In Planctomycetota bacterium, the sequence CCGATCAAGTGCAGGCGATCTCGACCGCCGCCAATGGTGATGTCAGCGGCTTTCATCATGTACTTGATGGCTCCGCCTACCGCCACATCTTGGCGGAGCACGGCAGCGAACAGGAAAGGCTTCGGGGCCAGGAACCTATCGGCGACGCGGACTTTGAACGTCTTCCGGAAATTCTCGCTTCGCCCGATCGCGTTACTGCCGCGGGGGTGAGCAACCTCGGGCAACCGCTCATTCGTTACGAGAAACGGTTCAACGGCACGACATACTACGTCGAGGAAGTTCGGCAAGCAAAAAATGAACTTGCCGCCAAGTCGTTATGGAAAAGAAAGACGCCCCCTCCGCCCGTAGACCCAACGTCCGAAACGACACGGCATGGTGACCGTGCGACCCATGTTGCAGAGGAAGGCGCCAGTCCAAGTATCGGCCAGCGGCCCGGCGAAATCAAGTCGAACACTGTCGCAGGCGGATTCGACCTGCGCAAGTTCGCGGCCGATAGCGTGGCGGAAGGGCTAACTCGCAGCCAGGCCAAGGCCAAGCTCCAGCGACTGGGGCAAGGACACTTGCGCAGCGAGTTGTCGCCGATCATGCGTGAACTGATGGGCGTGCCGGTACCGAAGCAGAACTTCGCTCAACGCATGGCAGCGAAGCAACGGGCCAACTCAGAGACTCGTAGCGACGCGCAAGAAGAGGCCATTAACGAGGGTTTCGAGGAAACCGATCGGGCGTTACGCGCGGCCGGGGCGACCCTGGACAAGGAAAGCGACAGCGGCAGCCGCTACTACACCCTGGCCGGCCGTAAAATCCGCGTGGCCGATCACGAGGCCACCGCAGGCACGCGGCACTGGCTGGACAACCAGGATGACAGCGCGGAGATTCGCGTCGATCAACGCAACTGGCAAGCGGCCCTCGACCAGGCGATTCACGGCGAAAACTCGACTACCAATGAGGTGGGGCAGGAAGTCAAGCAGCCCATTAAGGTAAATCACCTCGACGTTGCTAGGGCAATTATCTACGTCAAACAGAAATACGGAATTGAATTGCACCCCAAGGAGGCGACCGGCGACATTCAGGAGGACTTGCAATATCTCGCCAAGAGCTTCGGGGCAATTCCAGTGTTTTTTGAGGACAGTAACGGGCGATTGAAAAGTCCATTCCGGCTTGGAAAAGCCATCTTTCTGCCACACAACGCCACTGACGCGGCGTTGACTGAGGCAACCATGCACGAAGTGTTTCATGCCACTGGAATCGATCAAGACCCAGCGTTTGACGATGAATACGTCAAACAGTGGTCTGATTATTATGAAAAACGCCTAGAAGCTGACGAAAAAAATGGAAGCCCAGTAGCGTCAGACATGTTGCAAGCAATTCGGAGCAACCCCGAACTCCGCCGCAGTGAGGGGATCGCAACGATGGGCGGCAAGTTTTTTCTTGACCCAAAGTTCCAGAAGAAACTGCGCAGCGACAAGCCGACGCTGGCCGAACGCCTAGAATATGCAATCAGAAAGATATTCGGCTTATACACGCCGATGTCGGAGGCGATGCGAGTCGCCCTGGATCGACTCAGAGGCATCAGGGCCGTTGTGCAACAGGAAGCAGGCAAAGGTCAGCCGGGAGAATGGGGAGAGGGATCCTCAGGAAGTGATTCTGGATCATCTGGATCAGACACTCCGCTCGGACCCGCTGTCAAACGCGCCGGGACTGACCAGCGAACAACGCTGGGAACTGCGCAAGGAAGCGTCGCGGCGGTGGGCCAAGGTCAACGCGCGGGCGTACCTGAACGACCGGCCGGACCTGCTGAAGGAACTCAGCTAGGACCGCCGGTTGTCATTAAGGGGGACGAACTGGGAGACCCGTCCGACCCAGAGAAGTTTCGCGAGACGGTTTATGAATATGCCATGTCCCACTTTCGTGGGCATCCATTCATCAATCTCGCAACCAAAACTCCGGTCTTTTTTTCTCGCAACGGCCTTCGGAAAATCAAAAGTTTCAGCGGCGACATTCGCCGTATGCAGCTATTGGCCAAAGCTCCCGAGCTAATTGAGCGTGCAGAGTACGTGGACAGCGCCCCTGCTGACGAGCCGGGATACGATCGTTTTCACTATTTTCGAGTGCCGGTGGAGATTGCTGGCCATCGCGATGTGGCCCACCTGACGTTTGCCCAAGACAAAAACGGGCATTGGTACTACTGGCAACTGCTCGAAAGCGACCAGGCGGAAGAAAAAGAGAAGGCCCGCCATCCAAACCAGGTGCTTGGCGACAAGTTGCCGAGCGGTCCTGAAACAAGCGGGCCTTCCCAAGAAAAAAGTATCGGCTCGGGCGATCAGGAAATCAAGCCAAAAGCCAGCAGTAGCGAGGCCGCCGACGGCGAAACCAATTTGGGGCCGCGGCTGAAAGAAGCGGGCCAGCAGGTCGGCTCGCTGGCACGGCATTTCCTCACGTCGCGCGGCGATTTGCCGCAAGAGGCGTTCATCCATAAGGAACAAATGGCCCAGTTCGAGACGGCCCAGGATATTAGCACCGGGTTCGCGCTGCGCGATTTCAAGCAAGCGATGAAGCGAGAGTACGGCGGCGAGCTCAAGGCCGGCGACCCGCGATTATTGGCGTTGAACACGGCCCTGCACGGTGGCCCGGTCGGGAACATTCCCGTGGCGATGCGCGGCGTGGTGCAGCAGATGATCCCGAGGCGATTTTCGTTTCCCCGCGCGCCGATTCGGACTATAACGGGAGCCGACCCGCGCGCCGCTACGCCACGCGCGGCTTCCCTTTCCCATCGCACCCACCCCCAGGCACGTACACCATGAGCGACGTTCGCAATTTCGGCGCGGCCGGCGACGGCCAGAACGACGACACCGAGGCCGTGGAACACACCATTGCCCAAGGGGAAGGCCCGGTCGAATTCCCACCGGGGACGTATCTGCTGCGACGGACGGTGCGGGTCGATCTGGCCAAGACTGGCCGGCTGGCCATCACCGGCGCGGCGGGGACGCCCAAGATCATCATGGCCGGCGAAGGCCCGGCGTTTCACATCGTCGGCACCCACGACAAGAACGCCGACCCAGCAGGTTTCTCGCACGATGTTTGGCGCAAGGAGCGGATGCCGACGGTCTCGAACTTGGAGATCGAAGGGACGACCGAGAAGGCCGGCGGCATTCTGATCGACGGCGTGATGCAACCGACGTTTACCGGAGTGCTGATCCGCAAGGTGAACCACGCCATCCACGTCCGCCGCCGCTGTCGCAACGTGCTGATCTCGCATTGCCACCTTTACAATAATCACGGCATCGGCGTGTACTTCGATGATCTGAATCTGCACCAGGCGATCATCATCGGCTCGCACATCAGTTACTGCCTGCAAGGGGGCATCGTCATCCGCGGCTCCGAGATTCGCAACTTGCACATCACCGGCAATGACATCGAATACAACTTCGACGTGAACGCTCCGACCAGCGCCGATCTGTTGATCGACTGCCGCAAGGCCGGCAGCAGCGTCCGCGAAGTGACGATCGTCAGCAATACAATCCAGGCCAAGTACAGCCCCGGCGGCGCGAACGTGCGGTTGCTGGGTCTGAACCGGGACAACAATCGCAAGGTCGGCATCATTGCCCTGGCCAACAACGTGCTGGGGAGCGAAGAGGTCAATCTGCACATCGCCGATTGCCGCGGCATTACCGTGACGGGCAACACGCTCTACAGCGGCCACCGCGGCAACATGTTGATCGAAGGTTCGCAGAACATCACCGTCACCGGCAACAGCTTCGACCACAACAGCGACTATGGCGACAAGGAACTGTGTACCGGCGTGAAGATCAAGGAAAGTCAGGATGTCTTGTTCGGCAATAACATCGTGCAAGACGCGCTGGCCGGCAAGAACACCGTTCTGGACGCGGTCGACGCCCAGCGCGAAGCGCTGGTCCAGTTGACCGATTGCGACCGGGCCACGGTCTCGGGCTGTCAGATTCTCGACGGGCAGCCCTACGCCTTGCTCGTGGAAAAGAGCAACCGAGTGAATGTCTCGGGGAGCACCATCGTCGAGACCCGCACCGACAAGATGATGCGTGCGGCCGTTTGCTTCCGCGGCGCTGGCCGGGCGAACTTTGTCTCGGGCAATACGCTGGGGCGCGGGCTGGACGAGGCCCTGGTCGCCGACGCCGAGTCGAACGTCAAGCGCGGCGACAATCTGATCGATGAGAGCAAGACGTAAATGTGACGTCTGTTATAATTGAGCGCTTTGCATGATTCTTCCGGGAGCAAGCGCTCGATGCGGTGTGAAGAAGGCTATCTGTGTGACGTTTGCGGCGGCGACGTCGAGGAGATGGTCGACAGCGACCTGTACCTGCGGTTCGTGATCGGCATGGCCGACCCCGAGACGTTGCACACCTCGCGCGAGCGTCACATCCGCTGCAACCCAGCACTGGCGCAATTCATTGTCGACGAGCGGTTCGAGCCGATCACCTGTGAAGGACCGTTCGACAAGCGGCAACTCGACCCCCAGTTCGTCCGCGAGCGCGAAAGCCTGGTCACCCGCGGCTGGCAACGGCTGGTCTCGCTAGCCGGCCAGGACGTGAGCATCGTCGAGTACCCGCTGCCGGAAGCGCGAGCGCTTTATCAGCGCTGAATGAAAGACAAGCCACGGAGGCACGGAGACGCGGAGGTTTGCACGGAGAATGAGGAACGAACAGGAATCCTAAGCCTCAATGGCCAAGGGTCTGATGGACACCTAGACACAAGGCTTCTAATCTCCACTCTCTCGCATCTCCTCTCGATCCCGATCACGATCGAGTCTTGGGGCAGCTCACACAGCTTGCGGCGCGGATGATACAGGCCGTCTTCGCGCGGCTCATAGACAAACACCGCCTCGCGTCATCCGACGAACAGGCGTCCTTCACTGTCGACCTTCACACCCATCAGCGCATCGTCTTCCGACTGGTCGATGAGCACGACTTTCAACTTCGGACTTGCCGGCTTCAACGCCACGCCTTTGGGCAACGGCGCCGCGGGCGACTTGGGCTTGGCCGGCGCACCCGCCGCCGCGCCCGACGTGAACGATCATCACACGCTCTGCATGACGTTCGAGGAAATGCACGCGGTGGTGCAAACTGCCCATAATCACGTCCTTAAGGTTACCGGTCACTGCCGGGCGACCGAGGGGATCAAGAACGCGCTCTTGGCCGGCTACGACGCACTCGAACATGGAATGTTCATCGATGACGAAACACTGGAACTGTTGTTGAATCGCGACGTGCCCGTGGTGCCGGCGCTCTACTTTGAACAAGCGAGCATTGAACACGGCCCCGAGTTCGGCATGTCGCAACGAGTGATCGATGGCCACCGCGAAACGCTCGAAGGGGGCGCCGAAAGCGCCCGGCGCATTCTCAAGGCCGGCGGCCGCCTGGGCATGGGGGGCGACTACGGCTTTGCCTGGAACCCGCACGGAGACTACGCCAAAGAACTCGAATTCTTCGTCCGCTACGTCGGCTTCAGCCCGTTGGAAGTGATCACTTGCGCGACGAAGACGGGGGCCGAAATCATGGGACGCGGCCACGAGTTGGGAACTCTCGAAGCGGGCAAGCTGGCCGACGTGCTGGTGGTCGATGGCAACGTGACGGCCGATATCACCCTGCTGCAGCGGCGCGAAAAGTTCGTCGCCGTCATGCAAGGGGGCGTCGTCAAAGCCGGGCAATTGGCCCACTCGTCGTAAATGTGGCCGCTCACGTGTAACCGGGCGGGTGTGGCCGGCGTTATCATGGGTGAGGCGCTGTGCCCGTTGGTTCCCTCCACTCTTGAGGCTCTCCGTGAACCGCTATTGTTTGGCTCGTGCATTGTTCCTGGTCTTTGCTGCCCTGTCACTGGCCGCGCCGGCTTGGGCTTCGGAACCCAGCGATCCGTTGACGGCGTTTTTCGAGCAAGCGGGCCCCAGCCCAGTGGCCACGGTCAGCTACACCTGGCACGACGAGAAGCGCGATCGGGACGTGCCGGTCAAAATCTATTTCCCCACCTCGGGTGAGAAACTGCCGGTGATCATTTTCTCGCACGGGCTTGGCGGGTCGCGCGAGGGGTACAGCCACCTGGGCAATCAATGGGCCGGCCACGGCTATGTCTCGATCCACGTCACGCACATCGGCAGCGACACCGACGTGTTTCGCGGCCAGGCCAACCCGATGGAAGCCCTCAGAAAGTCGGCCGCCGATTTGCGCAACGCGCTCGACCGGCCGCGCGATGTCAGCTTTGCCATCGACCAGTTGGCGCGGTTGAACTCCGATGACTCGCCGTTGAAAGGTCGCTTGGACGTGGCCAATGTCGGCGTGGCCGGGCACTCGTTCGGCGGCTATACGACAATGGCCATCGCCGGCCAGGTGTTCCTGACACCCGCGGGGCAACAATCGCTCGGCGACCCGCGAGTCAAAGCGGCCATTCCAATGAGCGCGCCAGCGCCAAAGCGCATGGAAAAGCTCGACCAGGTCTACGGCAAGATCACGATCCCGATCTATGCCATGACCGGGACGCTGGACGACAGCCCGATCGGCGACACCAAGCCGGCCGATCGGCGCGTGCCGTATGACAACATTTCCCAGGCCGACAAGTTGCTGCTGATTTTGAACGGCGGAGATCACATGGTCTTTGGCGGCCCGCGTGGCAAGGGCCTGCGCGCCATGCGCGGCAAGGTCTCGCCCGAGCAGGACGAGGTATTTCAAAAGCTGATCCGCGGCAGCACGACGGCCTTTTGGGACATGACGCTGAAGGGCGATTCCAACGCCCGCCAGTGGCTGCTCGGCTCGGGCTTTCGCGAGGCACTCGGCTCGAACGGGACGCTGGAAATGAAATTGCTCGAGAAGGCGGGCGCAGCGCAGTAAGGTTCAAGGAATCATTCCTCTCAGGCCGACGCACGTAAACAAAAAGCCCAGGGGATGAGACCCCTGGGCTTGTGTTGAGCAAACTCCAGCGCACGCTCGGCTTACTTCTTCAGCGGCAGCATGTCGATCTTGCGGAAAAAGATCTCAGCGTATTCGGTCTGCACGATGATCTTGCCGGCCGAGGGAAAGGCGTCGAAGCCTTCATTCACCAGCGTGCCATTGACATAGATCGTCACCCGGCCGCCGTCACAGACGACTTCCATTTGCGTCCACTGGCCGTCCGGGCTTTCGACGTCTTGCTTGCCGCGGAAGCCGAGCACGTCCTTCCAGTCGGGATCGCGTCCCCACCAGTTGACGCGCCCCTTGGTGAACGTCTTCTTTTCGCCCCCCTTGTGCCACACACTTTCGCCGTCGCGGTCCTTGGTCACTTCACAGGTCAAGCTCATGGGCACTGACGAGCCGTCCTCGTATTTGCCTGGCACGACGATGAAATCGCCGATGCCTCCTTCGATGATCTGAGCTTCGATCGAAGCGGGCCATGCGCCGTTATAGTTGCCATCCGGGCCTACCCCGTGAACCAACACACCGGAATCCTTGGTCTTTTCGACGCGAGGTTTCCAAGTGCGCGGGCCCCATTTGAATTCCGTGACCAGACGGTAGTTCTTGTACTCGCGCTCGGTGTAGATGCCGCCGAGCCCATCGCCCGAGATGTGCAACAGGCCGTCGTGGACCGTGAAGACGCGCTTGGGGTCTTCCCGCTTGGTATCGCTGAGCCAGGTGTACCAGTTGGTCAGATCCTTGCCATTGAACAAGTGAATGGTCTCGCTCGGCGTGGCAGGCTCGGGCTTGTCGGCAGCTTGGGCCACCAACGCCAACAGACCTGACAACAACAATGACGTGCTAACAAATCGAAGCTGCATCGTTTGATCTCCGCCTTCAAATAGTTTGTGACATGATCCTCATCCGGCGTTCCGGCCACCTTCTCCCGGTGGGAGGGATGGCGAATAGCCGAATGTGTTAATCCTTCTTGAACACCAACTTCCCGGCGGCGTACGTCCGCACCGGGCGAATCTTGACAATCTCGTCCAGAGGACAGGTCAGCAAGTCGCGGCTCAACACCGCGAAGTCGGCCTGTTTGCCCACCTCGAGCGAACCGATCTGATCGTCCAGAAACATCAACCTCGCGTTGTTGATCGTATACATCCGCAACGCCTGCTCGCGAGTCAACGCTTCCTCAGGGTGCAACGGCTCGGCCAGGTCGCGCCCGCGGCGCGTGATGGCAATCCACATCCCCAAGTACGGATCGTACGAATTCACGGCCCGCAGCGCGCCGATCTTCTGCATATGATCGGACCCACCGCCGACATTCACGCCGGCGGCGAACAAGCTCTTCAACGGCTGAAAGTACCGCAGCCGGTCATAGCCGAACTGAGCCAGCAACGTATGGCCGTCCAAATACAACCAGATTGGTTGAATATCGAACATCACTCCCAACCGGGCCGCCTTTTCAACCGCTTCGCGGCTTTGAAAGTTGGCGTGGGTAATGCTCGGCCGGGTCGGCGCAATCGGCGTCGAGCGATTCACCTCTTCATAGGCGTCGAGCAGCGTGTGGACCGCGCCGTCGCCAACGCTATGGGCGGTGAATTGCATGCCCGACTCAACCGTGGCGCGGACGACCGGCACGAGCACCTCGGGTTCGATGTACAGCAGCCCACGGTAGCGTGGATCGTCGATCGAGTAGATCTTGCTCAAACCCCACGGTTCGCGCATATAGGCGCTGCCGGTGAGCATTCCGCCGTCCAGGTACATCTTGATGCCAATGATTCGCAGCCAGGGGTCAGGCTTGCGCAGCGGGTGAGCCGCGATTTCGGCTATCTTCTTTCGCAAGTCTTCCACCGAAAGCTGATTGCTGACTCCGTGCGAGACCGCGATACGGATCGAAAGTTCACCTTGGTCGCGCAGCCGCGAATATTGAGCAATTGCACCCGGCGAACAGTCGCGGTCGACAATGCCCGTGATACCCACCGAATTGTAATCGGCGAATAGCGTGCGCAGGCGTTCGTCGGCTTCGGCCTGGGTAGGCTTGCGCGACACGGCTTTGGTCTTCAAATAATGTGAAGCGCTGCGCAAGATGCCCGTCGGATCGCCATTGGCGTCGCGCTCGATCTTGGCCCCCCCCGAGGTCTTGGTATCCCGGTCGATGTTGCTCAGCTTGAGGGCCAGCGAGTTGACGCTGGCGTCGGGACCGGTGGCGTAGACAACCGGATTGTTGGGTGCCGCGGCGTCCAACTCGGCGCGCGTTGGGTAGCGCTGTTCCTTGAGCCGGGTGATGAACACTTGGCGCAGCACGATCCAATCGCCCGCCTTGACCACGGCGGCGCGGCCACGAAGATAGTCGAGCACATCGGCAATCGTGTTCATCGGCGGGATCGGATGGTCGAACTCGGTCAGACAGGCCCCGGTCGGATGAACGTGCGAGTCAATCAGCCCCGGGATCACCAGCCGGCCTTGGAGGTCGATGAGTTCCGTGTTAGGCCCGCGCGTGGCAAGCGCTTCGTCGTTGGTCCCGACACGCAAAATTCGGCCATCACGGACGGCCAGAGCCTGGGCCACGGCATTGTCGACGTTGACGGTGGCCACGCGGCCGTGATGAAGGATCAGGTCGGCTTGCTCGGCCGCCCACAGCGGCAGCCCAGAACTCCAAGCCAGCGCCACGGCAAGGCAGGTGTTGCGCAGGTTCATGGACGAACGCCTTGAGGAGAGCGATTGAGGGGGGATGGCGGGAACCGACGACGCGATTATCGGTCGCCCGCCGCGCGGGGTCAACTTCTCGGCCCTCCCACTCCCGGTGATAACCTGGCCCCTGCCCGCACGCCGCCGCTGGCAGTGTTTCCCAGAGATTTAGGCGGTTGAACCTCAGGGCAAACATTGCCACAATGGCTCGCTCAATTTTGACGCGGACGAGGAGGTTGAGGATGCTCGATTTCGGCAAGCGAATCTTAATGGTGGGCTATGGGTCCGTGGCGCAATGTACGCTGCCGGTGCTGTTTAAACACCTGAACGTCCCTCCCAAGAATATCACGGTGATCGACTTTGAAGACCGCGGCCGGCAACTTCAATCGTGGCTCGACCAGGGGGTGAAGTTCCAACGGGAACGGCTCGCGCCGGAAAACCTGGGCGCGATCCTGGGCCGGTATCTTTCGGCCGGCGACGTGCTGATTGACCTGGCCTGGAATATCGACTGCTGCGACATCGTCCGCTGGTGCCACGATCACGGGGTGTTGTACGTCAACACGTCGGTTGAAGTCTGGGATCCGTACGATCTGAATCTGTACGCCCATCCCACGCGGCGCACGCTGTACGCCCGACATATGGACGTTCACGCCATGACCGCCAAGTGGAAGGACAAGGGCCCGACCGCGGTGCTCGAACACGGAGCCAACCCGGGCCTGATCTCGCACTTTGTCAAGCACGCGTTGCTCGAAATCGGCCATCGCGCCTTGGCCGACCGCAAATACCGCGGCGCCAATGCCGAGGAATTGAAGCAATTCATCGCCGACCGCGCGTTCAACCGACTGGCCCAGAAGTTAAACGTCAAGGTCATTCACTGCTCCGAGCGCGACACGCAGATCACCCACCGCCCCAAGGAAGTCGACGAGTTCGTCAACACCTGGAGCGTCGAGGGCTTTCGCGAGGAAGGGACCACGACGGCCGAGTTGGGCTGGGGAACGCACGAAAAGGAATTGCCGCCGCGGGCGTACTTGCACGAGGAAGGCCCCAAGAACCAGATTTGCTTGGCCCAGATGGGGATGAACACTTGGGTCCGCTCGTGGGTGCCGCATGATACGGTTCGCGGCATGGTCATTCGCCACGGCGAAGCCTACACCATTAGCGAGCGATTGACCGTCTGGGACGGCGAGCAAGCGGTGTATCGCCCCACGGTTCACTATGCCTACTGCCCGTGCGACGCGGCCATCGCCTCGTTGCAGGAGCTGCGCGGCAACGATTATGAGCTGCAGCGTAAGGTGCGGATCATGGGCGACGAAATCGTCACCGGCTCCGACACGCTCGGCGCGCTGCTGATGGGTCATGCCTACAACTCGTGGTGGACCGGCAGCAGCCTGAGCATTGAGGAGTCGCGCCGGCTGATTCCAAATCAGAACGCCACCACGATGCAGGTGGCGATATCGGTCGTGGCGGCGGTGATGTGGATGATCGAGCACCCGAACGAAGGCGTCGTCGTGCCCGACGATCTACCGCATGACCAGATCCTGGAAACCTGCAAGCCGTACCTGGGCAAGTTCATCACGACGTCCAGCGACTGGACGCCGTTGAAGTATTACGCCAATGCCTTCGAAGGCTATGCCGAAGCGAATATCGATCCGACCGACCCGTGGCAGTTCAAGAACTTTTTGGTAGGAGACCGGAACTAATGGTCAGCCGCGAGCAACTGCAGGAGCTGGCGCGCGAGCACGGCACGCCGCTGTTTGTGATCGACCACGAAGAACTGCGCCGCAACTATGCGACGTTCAAGAAGTACCTGCCCCGGGTGCAGGCCTACTTTGCCGTCAAAGCCAACTCGCACCCGGCCATTGTCGAGACGTTCTACAAGGCCGGCGCCAGCTTCGACGTGGCGTCGATCGCCGAGTTCCGGACGGTCTACGACAACATCAAGTCGCTGCCCGAGAAAGAGCGGCAGGACTATATCTGGGACAAGATCATCTACGCCAACCCGATCAAGGACATCAAAACCTTGGAGGAGTTGGACCAGTACAAGCCGTTGGTCACGTACGACAATCTGGACGAAGTCAAGAAAGTGCGCAAGCACGCGCCACAGGCCGGGCTGGTGTTGCGCATCCGGGTGCCGAACACCGGCGCGGTCGTCGAGCTGTCGTCCAAGTTCGGCGCCAGCTCGGGCGAAGCCGTTGACCTGATCGAAGCGGGCTTCAAGGCCGGCCTGATCGTCGAGGGCCTGAGCTTCCACGTCGGCAGCCAGAGCACGAACTTCACCAACTACCTCCAGGCCCTGAACCTGGCGTCCAGCATCTTCAAAGAGGCCCACAGCCGCGGGTATCCACAGGTGAAGATTCTGGACATCGGCGGCGGCTTTCCAGCGCCGTACGACGAACACGTCAAGCCGTTCGATCAGTTAGCCTCGGTGTTGAACGCCGAGTTCGACCGGCTGTTCCCCAAGGATATGGAGATCGTGGCCGAG encodes:
- a CDS encoding right-handed parallel beta-helix repeat-containing protein, which translates into the protein MSDVRNFGAAGDGQNDDTEAVEHTIAQGEGPVEFPPGTYLLRRTVRVDLAKTGRLAITGAAGTPKIIMAGEGPAFHIVGTHDKNADPAGFSHDVWRKERMPTVSNLEIEGTTEKAGGILIDGVMQPTFTGVLIRKVNHAIHVRRRCRNVLISHCHLYNNHGIGVYFDDLNLHQAIIIGSHISYCLQGGIVIRGSEIRNLHITGNDIEYNFDVNAPTSADLLIDCRKAGSSVREVTIVSNTIQAKYSPGGANVRLLGLNRDNNRKVGIIALANNVLGSEEVNLHIADCRGITVTGNTLYSGHRGNMLIEGSQNITVTGNSFDHNSDYGDKELCTGVKIKESQDVLFGNNIVQDALAGKNTVLDAVDAQREALVQLTDCDRATVSGCQILDGQPYALLVEKSNRVNVSGSTIVETRTDKMMRAAVCFRGAGRANFVSGNTLGRGLDEALVADAESNVKRGDNLIDESKT
- a CDS encoding type III PLP-dependent enzyme; its protein translation is MVSREQLQELAREHGTPLFVIDHEELRRNYATFKKYLPRVQAYFAVKANSHPAIVETFYKAGASFDVASIAEFRTVYDNIKSLPEKERQDYIWDKIIYANPIKDIKTLEELDQYKPLVTYDNLDEVKKVRKHAPQAGLVLRIRVPNTGAVVELSSKFGASSGEAVDLIEAGFKAGLIVEGLSFHVGSQSTNFTNYLQALNLASSIFKEAHSRGYPQVKILDIGGGFPAPYDEHVKPFDQLASVLNAEFDRLFPKDMEIVAEPGRFLVATAATAVSGVVGKAVRDGRRCYYINDGVYHTFSGVIFDHTQYHFKAFKDGPPHHSAVFGPTCDALDTVSLQEQLPELEIGDFMYAENVGAYTHASSTHFNGFPPAKVVHVNR
- a CDS encoding alpha/beta fold hydrolase, coding for MNRYCLARALFLVFAALSLAAPAWASEPSDPLTAFFEQAGPSPVATVSYTWHDEKRDRDVPVKIYFPTSGEKLPVIIFSHGLGGSREGYSHLGNQWAGHGYVSIHVTHIGSDTDVFRGQANPMEALRKSAADLRNALDRPRDVSFAIDQLARLNSDDSPLKGRLDVANVGVAGHSFGGYTTMAIAGQVFLTPAGQQSLGDPRVKAAIPMSAPAPKRMEKLDQVYGKITIPIYAMTGTLDDSPIGDTKPADRRVPYDNISQADKLLLILNGGDHMVFGGPRGKGLRAMRGKVSPEQDEVFQKLIRGSTTAFWDMTLKGDSNARQWLLGSGFREALGSNGTLEMKLLEKAGAAQ
- a CDS encoding homospermidine synthase; its protein translation is MLDFGKRILMVGYGSVAQCTLPVLFKHLNVPPKNITVIDFEDRGRQLQSWLDQGVKFQRERLAPENLGAILGRYLSAGDVLIDLAWNIDCCDIVRWCHDHGVLYVNTSVEVWDPYDLNLYAHPTRRTLYARHMDVHAMTAKWKDKGPTAVLEHGANPGLISHFVKHALLEIGHRALADRKYRGANAEELKQFIADRAFNRLAQKLNVKVIHCSERDTQITHRPKEVDEFVNTWSVEGFREEGTTTAELGWGTHEKELPPRAYLHEEGPKNQICLAQMGMNTWVRSWVPHDTVRGMVIRHGEAYTISERLTVWDGEQAVYRPTVHYAYCPCDAAIASLQELRGNDYELQRKVRIMGDEIVTGSDTLGALLMGHAYNSWWTGSSLSIEESRRLIPNQNATTMQVAISVVAAVMWMIEHPNEGVVVPDDLPHDQILETCKPYLGKFITTSSDWTPLKYYANAFEGYAEANIDPTDPWQFKNFLVGDRN
- a CDS encoding DUF1080 domain-containing protein, with the protein product MQLRFVSTSLLLSGLLALVAQAADKPEPATPSETIHLFNGKDLTNWYTWLSDTKREDPKRVFTVHDGLLHISGDGLGGIYTEREYKNYRLVTEFKWGPRTWKPRVEKTKDSGVLVHGVGPDGNYNGAWPASIEAQIIEGGIGDFIVVPGKYEDGSSVPMSLTCEVTKDRDGESVWHKGGEKKTFTKGRVNWWGRDPDWKDVLGFRGKQDVESPDGQWTQMEVVCDGGRVTIYVNGTLVNEGFDAFPSAGKIIVQTEYAEIFFRKIDMLPLKK
- a CDS encoding amidohydrolase, with the protein product MNLRNTCLAVALAWSSGLPLWAAEQADLILHHGRVATVNVDNAVAQALAVRDGRILRVGTNDEALATRGPNTELIDLQGRLVIPGLIDSHVHPTGACLTEFDHPIPPMNTIADVLDYLRGRAAVVKAGDWIVLRQVFITRLKEQRYPTRAELDAAAPNNPVVYATGPDASVNSLALKLSNIDRDTKTSGGAKIERDANGDPTGILRSASHYLKTKAVSRKPTQAEADERLRTLFADYNSVGITGIVDRDCSPGAIAQYSRLRDQGELSIRIAVSHGVSNQLSVEDLRKKIAEIAAHPLRKPDPWLRIIGIKMYLDGGMLTGSAYMREPWGLSKIYSIDDPRYRGLLYIEPEVLVPVVRATVESGMQFTAHSVGDGAVHTLLDAYEEVNRSTPIAPTRPSITHANFQSREAVEKAARLGVMFDIQPIWLYLDGHTLLAQFGYDRLRYFQPLKSLFAAGVNVGGGSDHMQKIGALRAVNSYDPYLGMWIAITRRGRDLAEPLHPEEALTREQALRMYTINNARLMFLDDQIGSLEVGKQADFAVLSRDLLTCPLDEIVKIRPVRTYAAGKLVFKKD